The segment ATAGGCAGGATATAAAATAGGAAGGTTTTAAAACTGCTGCTGGCATAAAGTGTTAATAGTCTTAACTGCAGAAAGCATAAAACAGCCAAATATGTTAGAGCCAGACAACATTAAAGTCTAAAAGGGATACAATTCAGATAAATCAGCTagccctttttctttttcaaagctgataattaatttgaaaaaaaaaaaaaaaagataaacagatGACAGACAGAGTCCTCAGAATATTGTTTCTACAGCTAGATTACCGACAGGGCAATaaagtaaaagttaaaaaaagaccaatttttaaagaatactgagactttcagctgcttccattcacttCTGCAATCTTTTACAGAGCCACTGCATAGCTGGCTGAAAAAcgagtcaaaatactcattcctttggcagatgatcttatttacctacgcAAATTGAGggcaaatacacttattttaagaaaaaaattacttacttttaattccctttttgcagtgttaatactacagtcattacatcctcccaaccaatcacaagcgCAGACTCAGGAACAGTTCCCttactaagctccgccccctttaaagagcacgcgttctttttttcccccttttctttttaacttgcaatttggtaaaaagttagttCAGTAAAGGGTTGAGTCTGAATTTAGcatttgtgtgttctttatatGACAATAGGTcatcaagcaacagcataaaatggccataGCTGCACTtacaatatatgttttgaattttctgATTATTATCGCTATATGATAATAATCGGAaatatgatttccattttatcgacatgcttttttgtatattgtcCATCCCAACTCTGGATCGGGTGCTGGCCTGTTAGGTCTCCAAGATACCGTCTCAGAGGACAATTCTCCCTTTTTAACATATTATTCACCTTTGGGCATGGAAATTGGAAAGAGATTTGATACAGGTTGTTTAATAAGCATTGTACATACCTTGAATATGCTCTGTTTGAGGTCCTGACCAAGTCTTTCTGACATGCGGCCCATGTTGTCAGAGACTTTATTCATTCCCTCGGCCAGACTGTCCGGCAGAGATTTGACTGCGTTGGACACGTTCCTCATGGAGCTCCGCAAGGGATTCACAAATGTGTCTATCTGAAGATGAATCAGCAAAAACACTCACATTTAGAATTAGAAatcaagacaaaaaacaaaacaacaacaatgtttaacaaAGTTTAGACAACACACAAATCAAACTGTTCTCAAGTGAAGAACTGGACAGACCTTTCGTGCAAACTCTCCTTTGCCCTTGCTGTAGGCCTTGTTCTCTAGGAAGTCAAAGACGTAGGGAATCAAAGTTGGACAGGCCTTCACCATCTCTGGGTTTAGCAGCAactggaacacacacacacacacacgtatacatggcaatacaaataaaaactaatgtGAGCTGACATGTTACACAATTCAGGGTTACAACAGATTTTTCACGCAAGAATTTCCCACCATTTAaaatttggatggatggatggatggaaaaaagcaAGGTATAAAGGGAAGTACAACACAAACGAGGagagaaagaaattaaagaaatggtGCTGAGAGGCAATGTAGAAAGTAAGGacagaaggaagggagggaggagacAAGGAGGataagaaagaaaggaaggacagaagGCTGAAACTGAGGCAAGGGAAGGAGGGAGGTAAAGACAGGAGAAGAACAACAGAAAGGGAAGAATGTGTAGGACAGAGAAGGTAGGGAGGTAGGACACAAAGGATAAAAGGTAGGACACAAGGAGGAAAACAAGGAAGAAGGCAGAAATTGAGGCACAAAGGAAAGGAGAAAGGTAAAAACACAAGGAAAGcaggacagaaggaaggaacGAATGGATgtaggacacaaggaagaaagGGAGGGAAGGAAGACAAGGAAGGACAAAAGGTAGAGGGGTAGGACACAAGGAGAAGGGGGAGAAAATTGAGGTACGAGACAAGGAAGAGAGGAAGGACACGAGGaaagaagagaggaaggaaggacacaagtaTTAAACAAAGGGAACAAAGTCTGAAAATACAAAGACTTTTTCATACTCTTACTTTCTTTTTCAGACCTGCAAATGACGGAAAACATATTCCAGACGTTTCCAGACTGCCTAGAGAAGTTACCTGAAGGTAAGCATTgaggtctttttttctcttctccagGAAGTCCCTGTCCATATTGTTGAAAGTTTTCTTTCCTGGAAGCTTGAGGATCGACGTCAGGTTCTCAAACTAAAAACATATTCACCATATTTGCGTGAAGACAGCGGGCAAACGTTGCTGctgcacctttaaaaaaaacactgcagtgAACCGTCTCAATCACCTGCTCCGTTACTCGCATGTGGAAGTCGTGGAAGTCCGAGTAGCGGCGGTACGTCTTCCAGCAGTCCTCGCTGCCGTCTGGGTTGCGTCTGAACACGGTGATGGCGTAAAGTGCGTAGGTCTTACCATGATCGTTGCAAACCCCTGTGGCACCCCAGAAGCCAGGAAGAAAAGAATCAGCTACTCCGTCCGGGAAAAATCACCCCAAATAAGAGGAGTTTGAGGATGAAGGAAGGGTTgatgaaaggaaaagaaagtagcgggcaaaaaaaaaaaaaaaatgtgggtgAGGAAAACGggtgaaagaaagaataaagaGCAAAACGTGTGGAAATGGAAtaacaaagaggaaaagagagggggggaggagaaaggaaaaaaggggaagaacagaaaaacattgaagGTAATGgaatgaaagaaacaaagaatCATGGCAAAGCGTGACATGTGATAAACGTGCAGGTGAACAAAACTTGGAGGTGAGACGTTAAGAGAAAATGGAGGGGAAAAACTAGAGGGAGCTGGGAGTTAAACGCTGCTAATGGTCGCACGTTATTCTGTCCTAAAGATAATACATATCTGAAAACATTCACCCACGCCTTCTCATTCCTCCCTTCGTCTAAAATGTACGTTTCTAAAAATGCAACAAAGTGTCGCAGAGAACCCCCCGAGAACAACAAAGTTGCATTATGGGAGGTTAGTAAGCGTACCCGTGTCAGATATGAAGGCGtggagctgcagaaattcaTCGTGGCAGGAGTTGGTCAGGTCATCCAGGgactgaaaacacacacaagtCATTGTGCTGGtcaagattctcagtcatccaggtcatggtcattccaaaaaaaaagtaaaaaacaaagcaactggacttgtttttcgtagtttgaagacgtttcgcttcctctccaggaagctttctcaattcaaaaggtctggagtaatggggagtaacaagctttatactgctgccaaacaaaggccttgtaatggcttagacaacatgcaaattcaaccgatgGTTCCTATAATCTGCAAGTTTTCTAAGTAATCTCTCATACTCACGCACTACTCCAAGGGTGTCTTTCCCAAATTGGTGTGCAATGAGTtagaatctgcatgttatctaagccattacaaggcctttgtttggcagtagtataaagcttggtactccacattactccagactttttgaattgagaaagcttcctggagaggaagcgaaacgtcttcaactacgaaaaacaagtccagttgctttgttttttacttttttttggaacataCAAGTCATTATAAattcacagaacaataaaccacTAGAAGTAACACTCCATACTCATCTAGATCAACTAGGGCCAAGATAATCACGTGACAAGTAAACCACAGCTCTACTGACCGTCTAACTCTAGCATTAGGAAATAAAATGCTACCCAAACAAGGGGAAATGTGCTTCTTACCAGGTTTAGGCTTCCTGTAGGGGAGCCGTTGAAAGACTCCAACTCCCCATCATCAGATCCTCTGTAGCTTGGCTCCTTCAGCATGTCCAGCTCTGCGAGCATCCGGACGTACAGGGGACTCTGCTTGAAGGACGGGTAGAAGCGCTCGTCACGTAGCATCATGTCATACACCTGTGGGGTGGCGGACACAGCTTGTAAGCAGGTAGAAGACGGTTTGCAGAGCCTGTCTGTGCAGGTAAGAGGCAAGAGATCCGTACTTTTCTCTGAACTTCGTCAAATATATCAGGCGTGGGATCTtctttctgcagcttctccCCCAGTTTGGTTACCAGCTCCTTGTCCACCTGCACCCTGGGAGACGCCTGTTAGAGCAGAGTGTGTTATTAAAGTCAGCAGAACCGgttacaaaaaaatgtttgaccTTTGGGAAACGTGCCTGCGCCTCCTACCTTGTCAGAAAGGTACTGCTCATAAACGCCCAGGGCAGCTGCCTTCAGCAGCCCCTTTGTGGCCCCTGGCTGCTTCTTGCCATCTTTCTGCCAGCCCAGCAtggcctccagctgctgctgggcTGTCACCCTGTATCCCTCCACAGTGAGCCAGAAGAACAGCTCAGCCTGAGCCCCTGCAGCCTGCATGAAGTCTGGATGAGAGAACAGAtagcttggtgtgagtggtgCATGTCTGCTATTGATCTTAAGTTACACGTGCATAAATGGGGCCTGAACATGAATACTACAGCAGCATATTTAGCTGCCATGTTTAGGTCTGTGGCTGTTTTCCAAACAAGATCTAATGAAACTTGGCTCGACTCCCTGCACACATGTAATCGTAATCTGATCTGTAAGTGGAGTAAGCTCTTAAAGTCTGCGGTGAGGTCCGAATGGGGCATCCCAAACCACCCAGGTTGGGGTTATAACATAATTAAAGCTGGGATAAATCATGGATTACAAGGATGATTATCAGAAGCGTTCTGGATTAACTACAGTGAACATGAGCATCTGAGGGGACGTGTTTACCCATGAAGAACTGCAGAGCTATATTGTGGACGAGGATGTGATCCAGTGGGATAACGCACAGCTTGCCAAAACTGGCTGCCAGCTTCAAGGCATCGACCTCCTACATGAAAGAGGAACAGGATGAGCAAATCAGGCACAGAGCAAGACTGGTGAAGCAGGGCAAAACTGTACATACACCGTGATCCACATACGACAGTATAAAGATTATTCCATACTAGGGCGGGGCAttcttcttaaaaataaaatctcagattaaTCGATTTTTCCCCGTCCTTTTCAcaaaaagaatgaaagaaatgattttaaaaacttgcttttatttctagcatttcatctgggagttgggctgaattcaaagtgctactaaatacaagctgcgaaacatgcttgtaaaacaagatggcggccttGCCGTtggaaacaatgaaaatattacTAAATGTTTTCTATTGGTATTATGTAATGAGCTAAGAACGGGCTTCACTtgacttgtgtaacttcaaattaacttaaaagttaattaataatacattttaaatatttaaaaaataatataaaaaaaattaataataattaataatcttatggcaaaaaaaaagtttcctctttacaatatattttcctaaacatatattcagcattgcatgctattcACGCCATGGAAGTCCAGTGACTGCATAGGCAAAATAACGATTTTCCAAATATTTAATCTTAAAAATTTGTCAAATTGAActgattaaatcgatttatcgctcAGCCCTATTCCATACtataaaattatttacattttgtcacatcaccaCTGCTACATTTGCAGCGGGTTGGACGTAGATGAAGCTGTCCAGCGTTTTCTCACCTTTCCTGACTGCAGTCTCTGGATCCTGGTCTCACACACCTTCTTCACAAACAGAAGACTGTTAATCTGGTTTTTGATCACATTGATGTCTGAAGATAAGACAGAAGAATCAAGCAATGCATTTGTCTTAGACGgtatttttatccttttatcaaaaaaaataaaaaaaaataaataaaaaaggtggcCCCCCACCATCTCCAGCTGTGTCCAGGGAGCGGAGatactgcagctcctccagcaccTTGTCTTTAACGGCTTCAAGCTCAGGAGGCTTGTCTGTCAGCTTCAAGATGTTCATGAAGGCTTCATAGTTGCAGCTGGAGTCCCGaatctatttatataaaatgttttacatcaaGGGATTCATTTCTATCAAAATAAAGTACTTTTCCGATTGTTTCTGAGTTTGGACTCTCACCATCCAGATGACAAACTGGTTAATATAGTCCGGGTCACTCAGCTGGTTGatcagaggaagtagcaccccGTATGCCAGCACCTCCTAAATATGAGAGGATTTCCTTGCACAATCAGCGAATTACACAAAGAAAACCATGCACCACATAGACATTGTATAGCACCACATCTTATTCAGGATATTATGTGACATTTTTGTCCTTATTCTCTTTAACTTGAATCCAAGAGCAGCTAACGTCCATTTGAGAGCTCACCCTGAGGAAATATCTCATGCTTTTGTTGTGGAAATCTCCAGAAGGTAGTAACAGGTACAGAAGCAACTCGCACAAGTCTCGAAGAAACCCTGAGAATGCACATACACTCAAAATGTTAAACGATTACAGCCTGAAAGTGATATAAATATTTAGTGTTAAATTCCTTGAGAAGGAGTTCTCAGTAATGCTGCTCAAGTCTGCTTACCTTCCTCATCTTTGTGGGATGTGCAAACTACGTCTCTACAAatttttctctccatctccACTTCAGCCTCAAAAAATGAGTCAACCAGCTCATCTGTTATGTCTCCTGTGAAGAGATCGCTTTTATTACCAACCACGAAATTTGCTTCCTGGTTTCATCAAATATCTACCATCCCTCGCAAAAGCATTGCTGCTGCTTGAAATAAGGGATGGGTACCCTTCACATTTGAATTGATACGGTACCAATACCTGGTACATGGGAATCGATACTGGTACTCAACGGTACCCATTTCTGGTACTTTTGTGTGGACGGGAAGTCACCAATAACAGAAGAAATTtgccagatttttatttttattttttttaaaggtcactggatgggtctgaaaagtcactaaatatagcaacaaaaatgttgttAGCAAGTCGCTAGActggcagcagtgaccaggtgcttcctcagattagaagCATTGCCGGCGTTGGTTTTGCACTTCGCTTTACAAATATTGCAGCGAGCGtaatctgcagcacattttgaATATTATGTACATAGTACTGTTTGATTTTACGTGAATGGTCTGTGTAGTACCGACGGGATTCGGTCCGTACCTATAAAAGTACCAAATTCAGTACCTACCCCTACTTgcaatttttcacattttgtcagataCAGACCTCAGTTAATTGTTCAGAGATTTTATGCATCAAACAAAGTAGCATATTATTCTGAAATAGTAGGTTAATAATAAGGTTTTCACCCTTTTTTAATCAGGTGTGGCATGCATATGCATTCAGCAGCCTCTACTGATACAATTGTGCTTATAATCTCAATAAAAATTCTGCTGTTCTGCAGTTGAACTTTTCGGTCTACTTAGAAAAAGCTGCATGTGGCAAGAAAACTAACACTTTACATCAACGTGAACCAAATGTGGAATATGGCGGTGTTAGCATCATGAAGTGGGATTGCTTTCCTTCAGCTGGCTTAGAGAAGCTGATCACAGGTGATGATAAAATGGACGGAGCTTAAAACAGCAATCACTGAACAGGCTGCTAAAGACTTGTAAAGCTGAGATGTTGATGTTTGCCTCAGTGACCCTAAGCAGCCAAAGctacaataaaatggtttagatcaaagcgtatTCACGCAGCAGAACTATCTAGTC is part of the Fundulus heteroclitus isolate FHET01 chromosome 13, MU-UCD_Fhet_4.1, whole genome shotgun sequence genome and harbors:
- the snx13 gene encoding sorting nexin-13 isoform X2, whose translation is MFKVPLQKISTFLRRTQASLSIWGWGGLGVVLFFVTFGPFAIFYLAFYIFCFIGGGFAVTLLYGKINSEKHLEKCEHSYLPPTQIGIHKTLDDMKLEVKPIKIDRRLTGSSFIDEPLQQVIQFALRDYIQYWYYTLSEDESFLLEIRQTLQNALIQFSTRSKEVDWQPYFTTRLVDDFATHLRVFRKAQDRLADREDKQRDITDELVDSFFEAEVEMERKICRDVVCTSHKDEEGFLRDLCELLLYLLLPSGDFHNKSMRYFLREVLAYGVLLPLINQLSDPDYINQFVIWMIRDSSCNYEAFMNILKLTDKPPELEAVKDKVLEELQYLRSLDTAGDDINVIKNQINSLLFVKKVCETRIQRLQSGKEVDALKLAASFGKLCVIPLDHILVHNIALQFFMDFMQAAGAQAELFFWLTVEGYRVTAQQQLEAMLGWQKDGKKQPGATKGLLKAAALGVYEQYLSDKASPRVQVDKELVTKLGEKLQKEDPTPDIFDEVQRKVYDMMLRDERFYPSFKQSPLYVRMLAELDMLKEPSYRGSDDGELESFNGSPTGSLNLSLDDLTNSCHDEFLQLHAFISDTGVCNDHGKTYALYAITVFRRNPDGSEDCWKTYRRYSDFHDFHMRVTEQFENLTSILKLPGKKTFNNMDRDFLEKRKKDLNAYLQLLLNPEMVKACPTLIPYVFDFLENKAYSKGKGEFARKIDTFVNPLRSSMRNVSNAVKSLPDSLAEGMNKVSDNMGRMSERLGQDLKQSIFKAPPLLPKSDMDPEHCRVSAQLDDNVDDNIPLRVMLLLMDEVFDLKEKNQWLRRNIKNLLQQLIRATYGDTINRKIVDHVDYMTSPEQVADYVKRFRDSYWPNGILAETPPRRDKCIRMRTRVAAKTSLLGIMPDELKHIIGADTTRKGILRVFDMFQYQPMNRRLVYVFLEGFLETMFPQYKFPELFVKLHSRSPRIGRYSQKLKCSSLKR
- the snx13 gene encoding sorting nexin-13 isoform X1 produces the protein MFKVPLQKISTFLRRTQASLSIWGWGGLGVVLFFVTFGPFAIFYLAFYIFCFIGGGFAVTLLYGKINSEKHLEKCEHSYLPPTQIGIHKTLDDMKLEVKPIKIDRRLTGSSFIDEPLQQVIQFALRDYIQYWYYTLSEDESFLLEIRQTLQNALIQFSTRSKEVDWQPYFTTRLVDDFATHLRVFRKAQDRLADREDKQRDITDELVDSFFEAEVEMERKICRDVVCTSHKDEEGFLRDLCELLLYLLLPSGDFHNKSMRYFLREVLAYGVLLPLINQLSDPDYINQFVIWMIRDSSCNYEAFMNILKLTDKPPELEAVKDKVLEELQYLRSLDTAGDDINVIKNQINSLLFVKKVCETRIQRLQSGKEVDALKLAASFGKLCVIPLDHILVHNIALQFFMDFMQAAGAQAELFFWLTVEGYRVTAQQQLEAMLGWQKDGKKQPGATKGLLKAAALGVYEQYLSDKASPRVQVDKELVTKLGEKLQKEDPTPDIFDEVQRKVYDMMLRDERFYPSFKQSPLYVRMLAELDMLKEPSYRGSDDGELESFNGSPTGSLNLSLDDLTNSCHDEFLQLHAFISDTADSFLPGFWGATGVCNDHGKTYALYAITVFRRNPDGSEDCWKTYRRYSDFHDFHMRVTEQFENLTSILKLPGKKTFNNMDRDFLEKRKKDLNAYLQLLLNPEMVKACPTLIPYVFDFLENKAYSKGKGEFARKIDTFVNPLRSSMRNVSNAVKSLPDSLAEGMNKVSDNMGRMSERLGQDLKQSIFKAPPLLPKSDMDPEHCRVSAQLDDNVDDNIPLRVMLLLMDEVFDLKEKNQWLRRNIKNLLQQLIRATYGDTINRKIVDHVDYMTSPEQVADYVKRFRDSYWPNGILAETPPRRDKCIRMRTRVAAKTSLLGIMPDELKHIIGADTTRKGILRVFDMFQYQPMNRRLVYVFLEGFLETMFPQYKFPELFVKLHSRSPRIGRYSQKLKCSSLKR